A single SAR202 cluster bacterium DNA region contains:
- a CDS encoding DUF541 domain-containing protein: MNKVKILLAGMALTSVALAGIACSDNDNAPSTPAAVATPTAVSSSQGNVPAAPSEQTGAVAPSLPIGQGSTGNPVTDIATREVSSPDGPTVGTSAYPGRSSDGSYPVSHGAGYTTPTFYPQYQYGASGMPTGIWATGKGTVTVDPDLAIINIGVDSSAATVEEARSKAATAMNAIIAAAKGHGIAEADIQTRYFNIYPEYQWVEEKPADPRQSYVGGKQVLVGYRVQNQAVVNVRTMDKVGDVIDSVATGGGNDTRIDGVQFTVEDPSKYTNQLREQAVKEAQETAAHFASITGQTLGKVQYITETSGYQPLVQNFAEDAAVRSAAGTPAPMTPISTGTLELTLTVQAVFGVQ, translated from the coding sequence GTGAACAAGGTAAAGATCTTATTGGCAGGTATGGCACTGACTTCAGTGGCCCTCGCAGGCATCGCCTGCAGCGATAACGACAACGCGCCGTCCACGCCGGCGGCAGTAGCGACGCCCACGGCAGTATCTTCCAGCCAGGGCAACGTCCCAGCAGCCCCTTCCGAACAGACTGGCGCCGTTGCGCCGAGCCTACCTATCGGACAGGGCTCCACAGGCAACCCGGTAACTGACATTGCTACGCGAGAGGTCAGCTCACCAGACGGCCCTACCGTCGGCACCAGCGCCTATCCGGGCAGGTCTTCGGACGGGTCTTACCCGGTCAGCCACGGCGCCGGGTATACAACCCCGACGTTCTACCCGCAATACCAGTATGGAGCGAGCGGCATGCCCACAGGCATCTGGGCGACAGGCAAGGGGACCGTAACGGTTGACCCTGACCTGGCGATCATCAACATTGGCGTAGACTCCAGCGCGGCAACTGTGGAAGAGGCGCGCAGCAAGGCGGCCACGGCGATGAACGCGATCATCGCGGCAGCCAAGGGCCACGGCATTGCCGAGGCGGATATCCAGACGCGGTACTTCAACATCTACCCTGAGTACCAGTGGGTGGAGGAAAAGCCTGCCGACCCGCGCCAGAGCTACGTCGGCGGCAAGCAGGTCCTCGTCGGTTACCGCGTGCAGAACCAGGCTGTCGTCAACGTCCGCACAATGGACAAAGTCGGCGATGTGATCGACAGCGTCGCGACGGGCGGCGGAAATGACACGAGGATCGACGGCGTCCAGTTCACGGTAGAGGACCCTTCGAAGTACACGAACCAGCTCCGCGAGCAGGCGGTGAAGGAAGCGCAGGAGACTGCAGCGCATTTCGCATCGATCACCGGCCAGACCCTCGGCAAGGTGCAGTACATAACTGAGACCAGCGGTTACCAGCCGCTCGTCCAGAACTTCGCTGAGGATGCGGCCGTAAGGTCCGCGGCAGGGACCCCGGCCCCCATGACGCCGATCAGCACCGGGACGCTGGAGCTGACGCTGACGGTCCAGGCAGTGTTTGGGGTCCAGTAG
- a CDS encoding dCTP deaminase: protein MVLSDRTIKEEMAKGRIIVTPLGEGCIQPASVDVHLGRNILVFRNSRRPFIDVRQDMSDLTEMVPTEDDKPFILHPGEFVLGTTLEHIEVPDDLVARLEGKSSLGRIGLLIHSTAGYVDPGWKGHLTLELSNVANLPVTLYFGMKIGQLSYLRLTTAVENPYGSAALKSKYQNQVDPTPSRIFRDFNDARK, encoded by the coding sequence ATGGTTCTCAGCGACCGCACGATCAAGGAAGAGATGGCAAAGGGCCGGATTATTGTCACCCCCCTCGGCGAGGGGTGCATCCAGCCCGCCAGCGTGGACGTGCACCTGGGTCGCAACATTCTCGTATTCCGGAACTCTCGGCGGCCTTTCATCGACGTGCGGCAAGACATGAGCGACCTCACGGAGATGGTGCCCACGGAGGACGATAAGCCGTTCATTCTGCACCCCGGCGAGTTCGTGCTGGGAACTACCCTGGAGCATATCGAGGTGCCGGATGACCTGGTGGCGCGGCTGGAGGGCAAGAGCTCCCTGGGCCGCATTGGGCTGCTGATACACTCCACCGCAGGCTACGTTGACCCCGGGTGGAAGGGCCATCTTACCCTCGAGCTGAGCAATGTCGCCAACCTCCCTGTCACGCTCTACTTCGGCATGAAGATAGGCCAGCTTTCCTACTTGCGTCTCACCACCGCCGTAGAGAACCCTTACGGGTCGGCCGCGCTGAAGAGCAAATACCAGAACCAGGTTGACCCGACGCCCAGCCGGATCTTCCGCGACTTCAACGACGCCCGCAAATAG
- a CDS encoding riboflavin synthase, with translation MFTGIVDEVGVVTGTRPGGLTVRGAVTVDGLVNGASICVNGVCLTVTGLKDGEFTVDIVPETVRRTNLGDLRPGSPVNLERPVLANGRLDGHIVQGHVDGTGAVLSIEPENDAIMVAIAAGPDLLRYIVEKGFIAVDGTSLTVVKCHPGYFTVTIIPYTRSHTVVGSRKPGDRVNLEVDILAKYVEKLAAPWLQTQSNRQ, from the coding sequence ATGTTCACGGGCATTGTGGATGAGGTTGGAGTCGTGACCGGCACACGACCGGGTGGACTCACGGTCAGGGGCGCAGTGACGGTTGACGGGCTGGTTAACGGCGCCAGCATTTGCGTGAACGGCGTGTGTCTCACTGTGACGGGACTCAAGGATGGGGAGTTCACGGTCGACATTGTTCCCGAAACGGTACGGCGCACAAACCTGGGAGACTTGCGTCCCGGCAGCCCGGTGAACCTTGAACGACCCGTTCTCGCCAACGGCCGGCTAGACGGCCACATAGTCCAGGGCCATGTGGACGGGACAGGGGCCGTGCTCTCCATTGAGCCGGAGAATGATGCGATAATGGTTGCGATTGCTGCGGGGCCGGACTTGCTGCGCTACATCGTGGAGAAGGGCTTCATAGCGGTGGACGGGACGAGCCTCACGGTCGTAAAATGTCATCCCGGATACTTCACCGTTACGATTATTCCCTATACCCGATCGCACACGGTTGTCGGAAGCCGCAAACCCGGCGACAGGGTCAATCTGGAAGTAGATATCCTGGCAAAGTACGTAGAAAAGTTGGCAGCGCCGTGGCTACAGACACAGTCGAACAGGCAATAG
- the ribD gene encoding bifunctional diaminohydroxyphosphoribosylaminopyrimidine deaminase/5-amino-6-(5-phosphoribosylamino)uracil reductase RibD, with protein MDYMRRAIALSRRALGTVSPNPAVGAVIVKGGTIVGEGFTQPPGGDHAEIVALKQAGGLAKGAVLFSTLEPCSHFGRTPPCADAIVRAGISEVHAAVIDPNPIVAGKGMQRLNDGGIETLVGERSGEAREVMEAFFKYITTGMPFVTVKFAMSLDGRIATSAGDSRWITGEAARRHVHALRAHSDAILVGINTVLADDPQLTARYISGRPRGRQPLRVVVDSRGRLPPTAKLLAQPGKTLVAVADSSDSLRYAMADKGTDIIELKDDKGRVDLSALLSYLAMESKVTSVLVEAGGEITGSLFDLRLVDKVVAFLAPVIIGGKAALSPVGGAGAERMADVLKLTRVKHVRLGPDTMISGYTKEG; from the coding sequence ATGGACTACATGCGCCGGGCCATAGCCCTTTCTCGCCGCGCACTTGGAACGGTCAGCCCCAATCCTGCCGTGGGCGCGGTGATCGTGAAAGGCGGCACGATAGTCGGGGAAGGCTTTACCCAGCCTCCCGGCGGGGACCACGCCGAAATCGTCGCCCTAAAGCAGGCAGGCGGGTTGGCAAAAGGCGCTGTCCTTTTCTCCACTCTTGAACCGTGCAGCCACTTCGGCCGGACCCCGCCCTGCGCCGACGCCATAGTCCGGGCCGGCATTTCTGAGGTCCACGCGGCCGTCATCGACCCCAACCCAATTGTGGCTGGGAAGGGCATGCAGCGCCTCAATGACGGTGGCATCGAGACACTCGTCGGGGAGCGCTCAGGCGAGGCGCGAGAGGTGATGGAGGCATTCTTCAAGTACATCACTACCGGCATGCCCTTTGTAACCGTTAAGTTCGCTATGAGCCTGGACGGCAGAATAGCCACTTCAGCAGGCGACTCCCGGTGGATCACCGGCGAGGCAGCCCGGCGGCACGTCCACGCGCTGAGGGCGCACAGCGATGCGATACTGGTAGGCATCAACACCGTCCTGGCCGACGACCCGCAGCTCACAGCCCGCTACATCTCTGGCCGCCCTCGGGGCAGGCAGCCGCTGAGGGTGGTCGTAGACTCTCGCGGCCGCTTGCCGCCGACTGCGAAGCTCCTGGCCCAGCCAGGCAAAACGCTTGTAGCCGTGGCCGATTCATCTGACAGCCTGCGATATGCAATGGCAGATAAGGGCACGGACATCATCGAGTTGAAGGACGATAAGGGCAGGGTAGACCTGTCGGCGCTGCTCAGCTACCTGGCCATGGAAAGCAAGGTCACAAGCGTGCTCGTAGAGGCAGGCGGGGAGATTACGGGGTCGCTCTTTGATCTCCGCCTTGTGGACAAGGTCGTCGCATTCCTCGCGCCTGTGATAATCGGGGGGAAAGCGGCATTGTCCCCGGTCGGCGGCGCAGGCGCGGAGCGCATGGCGGACGTCTTGAAGCTCACACGGGTGAAACATGTCCGGCTCGGCCCGGATACAATGATTTCCGGTTACACGAAAGAGGGCTAG
- a CDS encoding sigma-70 family RNA polymerase sigma factor codes for MTERSLPDNLQKHDSNIPSDGAAGPGAEDMLLVDGARKGDISAFNTIVERYQSHVLNLSARIVGDRHMAEDIAQETFISAHRALGGFRGGSLRAWLLRIASNLSYDHLRSSKRRPADSLDESMEHPGFAVPTEGPGPEEQAERKDLNAYIQKAILSLPPDQRTVLVMIYVQGLSYEETAESTGASLGTVKSRLSRARSRVREVLLQHRELLPDQFRQVH; via the coding sequence ATGACTGAACGGTCGCTTCCAGATAACCTGCAAAAGCACGACTCAAATATCCCTTCCGACGGGGCGGCAGGCCCGGGCGCAGAAGACATGCTGCTCGTGGACGGCGCTCGCAAGGGCGATATCTCCGCATTCAACACCATCGTTGAGCGTTACCAGTCGCACGTCCTGAACCTCTCCGCAAGGATAGTCGGCGACCGCCACATGGCAGAGGACATCGCGCAGGAGACGTTCATATCCGCGCACCGTGCCCTTGGAGGCTTCCGCGGCGGAAGCCTCCGGGCGTGGCTCCTCAGGATCGCCTCGAACCTCAGCTACGATCACCTGCGCTCCAGCAAAAGGCGCCCGGCGGACTCGCTTGACGAATCGATGGAGCACCCCGGATTCGCGGTTCCCACCGAAGGCCCCGGCCCGGAGGAACAGGCAGAGCGCAAGGACCTGAACGCGTATATCCAGAAGGCGATACTGTCCCTGCCGCCGGACCAGCGGACAGTGCTTGTGATGATTTACGTCCAGGGCCTCAGCTATGAGGAGACCGCCGAGTCCACGGGGGCATCGCTCGGCACCGTGAAATCGCGCCTGAGCCGCGCCAGATCGAGAGTCAGGGAGGTCCTTTTGCAACACCGGGAACTTTTGCCTGACCAATTCCGTCAGGTACATTGA